In Saccharothrix syringae, the following are encoded in one genomic region:
- a CDS encoding prenyltransferase/squalene oxidase repeat-containing protein, with the protein MIEAARSFLWRNARVLEQRRFAFLFDGGPAGPVVHAVLAHRNDDGGYGHALEPDGRGPSSQPLHTFTALSLFHEVGATEVGVTEHAAAACGFLASVANPDGGVPNCLATAAGHPRAPWWQVSADSDLLMTALSASALHRLGVAHPWLDAATEFCWRRIADLTSSHPYEAHACARFLDHVPDRERAGREAERLGALVREQGLVDLGDGRPHEGYAAGETHTPRNYAPTPDSLARRWFTDEEVERDLDALVAARQEDGGWTFAWPAWTPVTTYEWRPIVTIEALLTLRAYGRIS; encoded by the coding sequence ATGATCGAAGCAGCACGATCCTTCCTGTGGCGCAATGCGCGCGTGCTGGAGCAGCGGCGGTTCGCGTTCCTGTTCGACGGCGGGCCCGCCGGGCCGGTGGTGCACGCGGTCCTCGCGCACCGCAACGACGACGGCGGGTACGGCCACGCCCTGGAACCCGACGGGCGCGGGCCGAGCAGCCAGCCGCTGCACACGTTCACCGCGCTGTCGCTGTTCCACGAGGTCGGGGCGACCGAGGTCGGGGTGACCGAGCACGCCGCCGCGGCCTGCGGGTTCCTGGCCTCGGTGGCCAACCCCGACGGTGGCGTGCCCAACTGCCTGGCCACGGCGGCCGGGCACCCCAGGGCGCCGTGGTGGCAGGTGTCCGCGGACAGCGACCTGCTGATGACGGCGCTGTCGGCGAGCGCGCTGCACCGGCTGGGCGTGGCGCACCCGTGGCTGGACGCGGCCACGGAGTTCTGCTGGCGGCGCATCGCCGACCTGACCTCGTCGCACCCCTACGAGGCGCACGCCTGCGCCCGCTTCCTCGACCACGTGCCCGACCGGGAGCGGGCCGGGCGGGAGGCGGAGCGGCTGGGCGCGCTGGTGCGGGAGCAGGGCCTGGTCGACCTCGGCGACGGGCGGCCGCACGAGGGCTACGCGGCCGGTGAGACGCACACGCCGCGCAACTACGCGCCCACGCCGGACAGCCTCGCCCGGCGCTGGTTCACCGACGAGGAGGTGGAGCGGGACCTCGACGCGCTCGTCGCGGCGCGGCAGGAGGACGGCGGGTGGACGTTCGCGTGGCCGGCGTGGACCCCGGTCACCACCTACGAGTGGCGTCCGATCGTCACGATCGAGGCACTGCTGACGCTGCGCGCCTACGGCCGGATCAGCTGA
- a CDS encoding Clp protease N-terminal domain-containing protein yields MSATTVEAEHLWPALLDARGGVALRVLTALGVDVAALRAETAARVRSAPVEPFTAESFPEGLGARRDPSARADAILRAAVDEAAGGRVFAHHLLLALPAHELIGEVEVPCAEVDRLLRGCGCGDAGPA; encoded by the coding sequence CTGTCCGCGACGACGGTCGAGGCGGAGCACCTCTGGCCGGCTCTGCTGGACGCCCGCGGGGGCGTCGCGCTGCGGGTGCTGACGGCGCTGGGCGTCGATGTGGCGGCACTGCGGGCGGAGACCGCCGCGCGCGTCCGATCCGCGCCGGTCGAACCGTTCACCGCCGAGTCGTTCCCGGAGGGCCTGGGCGCACGCCGCGACCCGTCCGCCCGAGCCGATGCGATCCTGCGCGCCGCGGTCGACGAAGCAGCAGGTGGGCGCGTCTTCGCGCACCACCTGCTGCTCGCCCTCCCGGCCCACGAGCTGATCGGGGAGGTGGAGGTGCCGTGCGCGGAGGTGGACCGGCTGCTGCGTGGTTGCGGGTGCGGGGACGCGGGGCCAGCATGA
- a CDS encoding tetratricopeptide repeat protein, with product MSEPIAAVVVRAAELTARGLPQRAVELLRPALAANPLHAEAWCRLAAAHLDAGEPDPALEAAKRALVLPGDQSWAQRLTSLALGELGRHAEALVAARECVRREPGDWRCLVVLAEALAGAGELREAVEVARGATGLAPTEARAHQVLGDAALRVRDWGTAERAYRTALRLDPGADDVRANLATARRKRGGPAPAPVAVHALVQPVLSRLAALLVAGGLVLLLAALPRPTPLLGWFAAALVAGCVAVVARLLVRDGVRRALPPLLRRRPLTAAVAVLFGLAVLVLAGWSVALLLGATTTQPLVLAWLCSLVGGAVVVLRGR from the coding sequence ATGTCCGAGCCGATCGCCGCGGTCGTCGTGCGCGCCGCCGAACTCACCGCGCGCGGCCTGCCGCAGCGGGCGGTCGAACTGCTCCGCCCGGCGCTGGCCGCCAACCCGCTGCACGCCGAGGCGTGGTGCCGGCTCGCGGCGGCCCACCTGGACGCGGGCGAACCCGACCCGGCGCTGGAGGCGGCCAAGCGCGCCCTGGTGCTGCCCGGCGACCAGTCGTGGGCGCAGCGCCTGACCTCGCTGGCCTTGGGCGAGCTGGGCCGGCACGCCGAGGCGCTGGTGGCCGCGCGCGAGTGCGTGCGGCGCGAACCGGGCGACTGGCGGTGCCTGGTGGTGCTGGCCGAGGCCCTGGCCGGGGCCGGTGAGCTGCGCGAGGCGGTCGAGGTGGCCCGCGGGGCGACCGGGCTGGCGCCGACCGAGGCGCGCGCGCACCAGGTGCTCGGCGACGCCGCCCTGCGCGTGCGCGACTGGGGCACGGCCGAACGCGCCTACCGCACCGCGTTGCGGCTCGACCCCGGCGCCGACGACGTGCGCGCCAACCTCGCCACCGCGCGCCGCAAGCGCGGCGGACCCGCGCCCGCGCCGGTCGCCGTCCACGCCCTGGTGCAGCCCGTGCTGTCCCGGCTGGCCGCGCTGCTGGTCGCCGGCGGGCTGGTGCTGCTGCTCGCGGCCCTGCCCCGGCCGACGCCGCTGCTCGGGTGGTTCGCCGCGGCGCTGGTCGCGGGCTGCGTGGCGGTGGTGGCGCGGCTGCTGGTGCGCGACGGGGTGCGGCGGGCGCTGCCCCCGCTGCTGCGGCGCCGGCCGCTGACCGCCGCGGTCGCGGTGCTGTTCGGGCTCGCCGTGCTGGTGCTGGCCGGGTGGTCGGTCGCCCTGCTCCTCGGCGCCACCACGACGCAGCCGCTGGTCCTCGCCTGGCTGTGCTCGCTCGTCGGCGGGGCCGTCGTGGTGCTGCGCGGTCGGTAG
- a CDS encoding FMN-dependent NADH-azoreductase: MSHLLHIDTSLRTEGSVSREVTGAFAQAWRAAHPDGGYTYRDLGAEPLPHVDPAALASREGTGDRSFEQRLVAEVRAADTLVIGAPMYNFSVPSSLKAWLDWIAVPELFVDQETGEGALTGKRVVVVTARGGSYAPGTPRHAFDFQEPYLRAVFSMVGLDRDLEFVHAELTKAHSVPQLAQFRELAVASLEDAHRVVRELAAV, encoded by the coding sequence ATGTCTCACCTGCTGCACATCGACACCAGCCTGCGCACGGAGGGGTCGGTGTCCCGCGAGGTCACGGGGGCGTTCGCGCAGGCGTGGCGGGCCGCGCACCCGGACGGCGGCTACACCTACCGCGACCTGGGCGCGGAGCCGCTGCCGCACGTGGACCCGGCCGCGCTCGCCTCGCGCGAGGGCACCGGCGACCGGTCGTTCGAGCAGCGGCTGGTGGCGGAGGTGAGGGCGGCGGACACGCTGGTCATCGGCGCGCCCATGTACAACTTCAGCGTGCCGTCCAGCCTCAAGGCGTGGCTGGACTGGATCGCGGTGCCGGAGCTGTTCGTGGACCAGGAGACCGGCGAGGGCGCGCTGACCGGCAAGCGGGTGGTCGTGGTGACCGCGCGGGGCGGTTCGTACGCGCCCGGCACGCCGCGGCACGCGTTCGACTTCCAGGAGCCCTACCTGCGGGCGGTGTTCAGCATGGTCGGGCTGGACCGGGACCTGGAGTTCGTGCACGCCGAGCTGACCAAGGCGCACAGCGTGCCGCAGCTCGCGCAGTTCCGGGAGCTGGCGGTGGCCTCGCTGGAGGACGCGCACCGGGTGGTGCGCGAGCTGGCCGCGGTCTGA
- a CDS encoding helix-turn-helix domain-containing protein gives MYVERPFAGLACAWQRTTAGHETGRVVPDGCTDVMWSTSGELFVAGPDTRAHLTTSSGPGTLFGVRFGPGTGPAVFGVPGHVLRDERVPLAELWGPTARLEDELGAADDPCAVLGAAALGRLRARPPDPVAAAIAAAVPTTGVAGLAADLGLSVRQLHRRSLAAFGYGPKVLHRVLRFHRAVGLARAGVPFAEVAHRTGYADQAHLSREVRDLAGVPLGQLIRP, from the coding sequence GTGTACGTCGAACGCCCGTTCGCCGGCCTGGCCTGCGCGTGGCAGCGGACCACCGCGGGGCACGAGACCGGGCGCGTCGTGCCGGACGGCTGCACCGACGTCATGTGGTCAACCTCCGGCGAGCTGTTCGTGGCCGGGCCCGACACCAGGGCCCACCTGACGACGTCGTCGGGACCGGGCACGCTGTTCGGCGTCCGCTTCGGGCCGGGCACGGGACCGGCGGTGTTCGGCGTGCCGGGGCACGTGCTGCGCGACGAGCGGGTGCCGCTGGCGGAGCTGTGGGGCCCGACCGCGCGCCTGGAGGACGAGCTGGGCGCGGCCGACGACCCGTGCGCGGTGCTCGGGGCGGCCGCGCTGGGCAGGCTGCGGGCCCGGCCGCCGGACCCGGTGGCGGCCGCGATCGCGGCGGCGGTGCCCACGACGGGCGTCGCCGGCCTGGCCGCCGACCTGGGGTTGTCGGTGCGGCAGCTGCACCGGCGCAGCCTCGCCGCGTTCGGCTACGGCCCCAAGGTGCTGCACCGGGTGCTGCGGTTCCACCGGGCGGTGGGGCTGGCGCGGGCGGGGGTGCCGTTCGCCGAGGTCGCCCACCGCACCGGCTACGCCGACCAGGCCCACCTGTCCCGCGAGGTGCGCGACCTGGCCGGCGTGCCGCTGGGTCAGCTGATCCGGCCGTAG
- a CDS encoding MarR family winged helix-turn-helix transcriptional regulator: MDLAADHRCTRQVGLNWLLHRAAQKLGAAIQEAAAGHGITARGQLVLTALASEEFRRTQLALGHALGLDKTTLTAELDRLERAGLIQRRPDPNDRRVRVPVITDRGRAVQAEVEKVHQEVERDFTAGLEPGQRHDLRVVLERLIGSDDRPGSGSCL; encoded by the coding sequence ATGGACCTCGCCGCCGACCACCGCTGCACCAGGCAGGTTGGCCTGAACTGGCTGCTGCACCGCGCGGCGCAGAAGCTGGGCGCGGCCATCCAGGAGGCGGCGGCCGGGCACGGCATCACCGCGCGCGGCCAACTGGTGCTCACCGCGCTGGCCAGCGAGGAGTTCCGGCGCACCCAGCTCGCCCTCGGCCACGCGCTCGGCCTGGACAAGACCACCCTCACCGCCGAGCTGGACCGGCTGGAGCGGGCGGGCCTGATCCAGCGCCGGCCCGACCCGAACGACCGGCGCGTGCGCGTGCCGGTGATCACCGACCGGGGGCGGGCCGTGCAGGCCGAGGTGGAGAAGGTGCACCAGGAGGTCGAGCGCGACTTCACCGCCGGGCTGGAGCCCGGGCAGCGCCACGACCTCCGGGTGGTCCTGGAGCGGCTGATCGGCTCGGACGACCGACCGGGCAGCGGCTCCTGCCTCTGA
- a CDS encoding carbohydrate-binding protein, whose translation MVLTTSRRRRVLATAAAMITAVPLATLAALSADASVPSTPPGWTLQWSDDFTGPANTLPSTQNWIFDLGHGYPGGPANWGTGEIQNYTSSTDNIKLDGAGNLRITALRDGSGNWTSARIETQRANFKPPAGGKLAIESRLQMPNVTGQAALGYWPAFWALGSPYRGNYWNWPAIGEFDIMENVNGINSAWGVLHCGVNPGGPCNETNGLGASRACPGSSCQSAFHTYRFEWDESVSPKQFRWYVDGQQFHSVNQNQFDATTWNNMTSHAGYFLLLNLAVGGAFPNGVAGGSTPTSATVPGHSLVVDYVAVWSAGGGTQPTTTTTTQPGGSGWDAFADIQAEQATARSGGTIESAEGGQAVARLGNGNWLRFSGVRFGSTTARQFYGRVASGAADGVSGLVEVRLGSPTATPIGSFALANTGGWQSWRTVPANIAGVSGTQDVYVTFTSGQPSAYVSVNWIRFGT comes from the coding sequence ATGGTGCTCACCACGAGTCGCCGACGGCGCGTGCTCGCGACCGCTGCCGCCATGATCACCGCCGTCCCCCTGGCGACCCTCGCCGCGTTGTCGGCCGACGCGTCGGTGCCGTCCACCCCACCCGGCTGGACGCTCCAGTGGAGCGACGACTTCACCGGCCCGGCCAACACCCTGCCCTCGACGCAGAACTGGATCTTCGACCTCGGCCACGGCTACCCGGGCGGCCCCGCGAACTGGGGCACCGGCGAGATCCAGAACTACACCAGCAGCACCGACAACATCAAGCTCGACGGCGCGGGCAACCTGCGGATCACCGCCCTGCGCGACGGCTCCGGCAACTGGACCTCCGCCCGCATCGAGACCCAGCGGGCGAACTTCAAGCCGCCGGCCGGCGGCAAGCTGGCCATCGAGAGCCGCCTGCAGATGCCGAACGTCACCGGCCAGGCCGCGCTCGGCTACTGGCCCGCGTTCTGGGCGCTCGGCTCCCCCTACCGCGGCAACTACTGGAACTGGCCCGCCATCGGCGAGTTCGACATCATGGAGAACGTCAACGGCATCAACTCCGCCTGGGGCGTGCTGCACTGCGGCGTGAACCCGGGCGGGCCGTGCAACGAGACCAACGGCCTGGGCGCCAGCCGCGCGTGCCCCGGCTCGTCGTGCCAGTCGGCGTTCCACACCTACCGGTTCGAGTGGGACGAGAGCGTCAGCCCGAAGCAGTTCCGCTGGTACGTCGACGGCCAGCAGTTCCACAGCGTCAACCAGAACCAGTTCGACGCCACCACGTGGAACAACATGACCAGCCACGCCGGGTACTTCCTGCTGCTCAACCTGGCCGTCGGCGGCGCGTTCCCCAACGGCGTCGCGGGCGGGTCCACGCCGACCTCGGCCACCGTGCCGGGTCACTCGTTGGTGGTGGACTACGTCGCGGTGTGGAGCGCGGGCGGCGGCACCCAGCCGACGACCACGACCACCACCCAGCCCGGCGGCAGCGGCTGGGACGCGTTCGCCGACATCCAGGCCGAGCAGGCGACCGCCCGCAGCGGCGGCACGATCGAGTCGGCCGAGGGCGGCCAGGCCGTGGCGCGCCTGGGCAACGGCAACTGGCTGCGGTTCTCCGGCGTCCGGTTCGGCTCGACCACCGCGCGCCAGTTCTACGGCCGGGTCGCCTCCGGCGCGGCGGACGGGGTGAGCGGCCTGGTCGAGGTGCGGCTGGGCAGCCCGACCGCGACCCCGATCGGCAGCTTCGCCCTGGCCAACACCGGCGGCTGGCAGAGCTGGCGCACGGTGCCCGCGAACATCGCGGGCGTCAGCGGCACGCAGGACGTCTACGTCACGTTCACCAGCGGCCAGCCCAGCGCATACGTAAGCGTGAACTGGATCAGGTTCGGCACGTGA
- the secD gene encoding protein translocase subunit SecD produces MSRPDARRALVVRGLLSLGVLVASAFAVLTVPPRLGLDLRGGTQIVLETPSDATADATDRAMEVLRRRVDGLGVAEPVLARSGDHRIVVELPGLQDPAEAVEVLGRTAQLAVRPVTGPGSSPTPDGDSVGLGDVVLTGEGIEDARATPDQRGAGHVVGVDFRGDAPATWQRVTAEAACAPPGDPRRRVAFVLDGEVVSAPQVDPSVVCGTGMIGDGTRITGRFTRAEAEELALVIRSGALPVPVEVVEQRTVGPTLGAEAIDASARAAVLGVALTGLFLVFAYRLAGLVAVLALVGYAGVAYAALLAVGATLTLPGLAGFVLAIGMAVDANVLVFERSREEYARRKRLPRSVDQGFRGAVGAVADSNITTLLAAGLLFWLATGPVKGFGVTLVIGVLASLFSALVLTRVLLRLVMPLLEKRPRWSGLHSLGRVRPWLTARGIKLYRNPRRPLLVAGLVLLVAVAGLLVRGLELGVEFTGGRVLEFTATSADVGRVRAELASAGFADAVVVNAGDGLSVRTGPVDPAAATRIGEAVDRATGGAEKVGDELIGPSLGAELRRDALIALAVAVAAQLAYLAVRFDWRLGLATVVALVADVVVLVGAFAWLGKTADAVFLAAVLTVIGYSVNDSVVVFDRVRELRRTRAPFPDVVSDAVLQTLPRTVNTGIGVLFVLAALLLFGDGSLADFAAALLIGLVAGTVSTVLTAAPVAIALEER; encoded by the coding sequence ATGTCGCGCCCCGATGCGCGACGGGCTCTCGTCGTCCGCGGGCTGTTGTCCCTCGGCGTGCTCGTCGCGTCCGCCTTCGCCGTGCTCACCGTCCCACCGCGCCTCGGCCTCGACCTGCGCGGTGGTACCCAGATCGTGTTGGAAACACCGTCCGACGCCACCGCCGACGCCACCGACCGGGCGATGGAGGTGCTGCGCCGCCGCGTCGACGGGCTCGGCGTCGCCGAACCCGTCCTGGCCCGCTCCGGAGATCACCGGATCGTGGTCGAACTACCCGGCCTCCAGGACCCGGCGGAGGCCGTCGAGGTGCTCGGCCGCACCGCGCAACTGGCGGTGCGGCCCGTGACCGGACCCGGGTCGTCCCCGACCCCCGACGGCGACTCGGTCGGCCTCGGCGACGTCGTGCTCACCGGCGAGGGCATCGAGGACGCCCGCGCCACGCCCGACCAGCGGGGCGCCGGCCACGTGGTCGGCGTCGACTTCCGCGGCGACGCGCCGGCCACCTGGCAGCGGGTGACGGCCGAGGCCGCGTGCGCCCCGCCGGGCGACCCGCGGCGGCGGGTGGCGTTCGTGCTGGACGGCGAGGTGGTGTCCGCGCCGCAGGTCGACCCCTCGGTGGTGTGCGGCACCGGCATGATCGGCGACGGCACCCGGATCACCGGCCGGTTCACCCGGGCCGAGGCCGAGGAGCTGGCGCTGGTGATCCGGTCCGGCGCGCTGCCGGTGCCGGTGGAGGTGGTGGAGCAGCGGACCGTCGGCCCGACGCTGGGCGCCGAGGCGATCGACGCCAGTGCCCGGGCCGCGGTGCTGGGCGTCGCGCTGACCGGGTTGTTCCTGGTGTTCGCCTACCGGTTGGCCGGGCTGGTGGCCGTGCTCGCGCTGGTCGGCTACGCGGGCGTGGCCTACGCGGCGCTGCTGGCGGTCGGCGCGACGCTGACGCTGCCCGGCCTGGCCGGGTTCGTGCTGGCGATCGGCATGGCGGTGGACGCCAACGTGCTGGTGTTCGAGCGCTCGCGCGAGGAGTACGCGCGGCGCAAGCGCTTGCCACGATCGGTGGACCAGGGGTTCCGGGGCGCGGTGGGCGCGGTGGCGGACTCGAACATCACCACGCTGCTGGCCGCCGGCCTGCTGTTCTGGCTGGCCACCGGGCCCGTGAAGGGGTTCGGCGTCACCCTGGTGATCGGCGTGCTGGCCTCGCTGTTCAGCGCCCTGGTGCTGACCCGGGTGCTGTTGCGGTTGGTGATGCCACTGCTGGAGAAGCGTCCACGCTGGAGTGGTCTGCACTCACTCGGTCGGGTGCGCCCATGGCTGACCGCGCGCGGCATCAAGCTGTACCGGAACCCCCGCCGCCCGCTCCTGGTGGCCGGCCTCGTGCTGTTGGTCGCGGTGGCCGGCCTGCTGGTGCGCGGCCTGGAACTGGGCGTCGAGTTCACCGGGGGACGGGTCCTGGAGTTCACCGCCACCAGCGCCGACGTAGGCCGGGTACGCGCCGAGCTGGCCTCAGCCGGCTTCGCCGACGCGGTCGTGGTCAACGCGGGCGACGGCCTGTCGGTGCGGACCGGCCCGGTCGACCCGGCCGCCGCGACGCGGATCGGGGAGGCGGTCGACCGCGCGACCGGCGGCGCCGAGAAGGTCGGTGACGAGCTGATCGGCCCCAGCCTGGGCGCCGAGCTGCGGCGCGACGCCCTGATCGCGCTGGCGGTGGCGGTGGCCGCGCAGCTGGCCTACCTGGCCGTCCGGTTCGACTGGCGGCTGGGCCTGGCCACGGTGGTCGCGCTGGTCGCCGACGTGGTGGTGCTGGTGGGCGCGTTCGCGTGGTTGGGCAAGACCGCGGACGCGGTGTTCCTGGCCGCGGTGCTGACCGTCATCGGCTACTCGGTCAACGACTCGGTGGTGGTGTTCGACCGGGTGCGCGAGCTGCGGCGCACCCGCGCCCCGTTCCCCGACGTGGTGAGCGACGCCGTGCTGCAAACCCTGCCCAGGACGGTGAACACCGGCATCGGCGTGCTGTTCGTGCTGGCCGCGCTGCTGCTCTTCGGCGACGGCTCGCTGGCCGACTTCGCCGCCGCGCTGCTGATCGGCCTGGTGGCCGGCACCGTGTCGACGGTGCTGACCGCGGCACCCGTGGCGATCGCGCTGGAGGAGCGGTGA
- a CDS encoding lactate 2-monooxygenase has product MTGQFAAYQNEIYLQGLAGNVPPFTTDPGALEESARERLGPGPFWYVAGAAGSGATARANREAFDRWRIVPRMLTDATERHLGTTVLGTDLPAPVLLAPVGVQSILHPDGELATARAAAELGVPFVLSTASSHTIEEVAEAAPDAARWFQLYWPNDPDVAASILERARKAGYSVLVVTLDTWTLAWRPHDLDQSYLPFIRGVGTAIPFSDPAFRAGLAAPPEEDAPMAILRWVQLFTGTDRSWDQLAFLREHWDGPIVLKGIQHVDDARKAVDSGVDGVVVSNHGGRQVDGAVGSLEVLPEIADAVGEQVEVLFDSGVRGGADIVKALALGARAVLVGRPFAYGLAHGGEVGVRHVLRSLLADFDLTLGLSGHRSPAELNRGVLRRRG; this is encoded by the coding sequence ATGACCGGCCAGTTCGCCGCCTACCAGAACGAGATCTACCTCCAGGGCCTGGCGGGCAACGTGCCGCCGTTCACCACGGACCCCGGCGCGCTGGAGGAGTCCGCCCGCGAGCGCCTGGGCCCCGGCCCCTTCTGGTACGTGGCGGGCGCCGCCGGGTCCGGGGCGACCGCGCGGGCCAACCGCGAGGCGTTCGACCGGTGGCGGATCGTGCCGCGGATGCTCACCGACGCCACCGAGCGCCACCTCGGCACCACGGTGCTGGGCACCGACCTGCCCGCGCCCGTGCTGCTCGCGCCCGTCGGCGTCCAGTCGATCCTGCACCCGGACGGCGAGCTGGCCACGGCGCGCGCGGCGGCGGAGCTGGGGGTGCCCTTCGTGCTGTCGACGGCCTCCTCGCACACGATCGAGGAGGTCGCGGAGGCGGCGCCGGACGCCGCGCGGTGGTTCCAGCTCTACTGGCCCAACGACCCGGACGTGGCGGCGAGCATCCTGGAACGCGCGCGCAAGGCCGGCTACAGCGTCCTGGTGGTCACCCTCGACACCTGGACGCTGGCCTGGCGCCCGCACGACCTCGACCAGTCCTACCTGCCGTTCATCCGGGGCGTGGGCACGGCCATCCCGTTCTCCGACCCCGCCTTCCGCGCCGGGCTGGCCGCGCCGCCGGAGGAGGACGCGCCGATGGCGATCCTGCGCTGGGTGCAGCTGTTCACCGGCACCGACCGGTCGTGGGACCAGTTGGCGTTCCTGCGGGAGCACTGGGACGGCCCGATCGTGCTCAAGGGCATCCAGCACGTCGACGACGCGCGCAAGGCCGTCGACTCGGGGGTGGACGGCGTCGTCGTGTCCAACCACGGCGGGCGGCAGGTCGACGGGGCGGTCGGGTCGCTGGAGGTGCTGCCGGAGATCGCCGACGCGGTGGGCGAGCAGGTCGAGGTGCTGTTCGACTCCGGCGTCCGCGGCGGGGCCGACATCGTCAAGGCGCTCGCGCTGGGCGCCCGGGCCGTGCTGGTCGGGCGCCCCTTCGCCTACGGCCTGGCCCACGGCGGCGAGGTGGGCGTGCGGCACGTGCTGCGCAGCCTGCTCGCGGACTTCGACCTCACCCTCGGGCTGTCCGGGCACCGCAGCCCGGCCGAGCTGAACCGGGGGGTGCTGCGCCGGCGGGGGTGA
- a CDS encoding bifunctional 3'-5' exonuclease/DNA polymerase, with the protein MLVALVPDAENAGRLRPLSDTGEPTGPEVVTTDLAAAVGEFEQRHRPRWVWAATGEVYPELLARGVRVERCQDLAHAEYLLLAYQARHREPRGLGAAVARLRGLPVPEDHGPRKRDSQPTLFEPEQERLPGGVDPLEAVVEVHGAQQRVAAGLPHADRLRLLFAAESASALAAAEMTHHGLPWREDVHERLLEDLLGPRPVNGARPRVLAELADRITAAFGGRQVNPDHPPGIVRAFAREGIDVPSARAWVLKRVDHPAVAPLLEYKELARLWVAHGWSWLDAWVADGRFRPDYVVGGVVSGRWATRGGAALQIPRVLRTAVRADLGWKLVAADAAQLEPRVLAALADDRAFAAAAADDDLYTTLAAEAFNGDRGRAKLAMLSAMYGGTGGEAAPAMAVLRRRFPEAVGYVEAAALAGEQGRVVRSRLGRTSPPPSDAWRELTGSTDDGEDALRRSRRAARDWGRFTRNFVVQASAADWTAALLGALRRRLHHSAPAAHLVFFQHDEVLVHCPREQADVVCAEVIAAGAEASRLVFGDTPVRFPLKPSPVDTYAEAK; encoded by the coding sequence ATGCTCGTAGCCCTGGTACCGGACGCGGAGAACGCGGGTCGCCTGCGCCCGCTCTCCGACACCGGGGAGCCCACCGGCCCGGAGGTCGTGACGACCGACCTCGCGGCCGCCGTCGGCGAGTTCGAGCAGCGGCACCGGCCGCGGTGGGTGTGGGCGGCCACCGGGGAGGTCTACCCGGAGCTGCTGGCGCGCGGGGTGCGGGTGGAGCGGTGCCAGGACCTGGCGCACGCCGAGTACCTGCTGCTGGCCTACCAGGCGCGGCACCGGGAGCCGCGCGGGTTGGGCGCGGCGGTCGCGCGGCTGCGCGGGTTGCCGGTGCCCGAGGACCACGGGCCGCGCAAGCGGGACAGCCAGCCGACGCTGTTCGAGCCCGAGCAGGAGCGGCTGCCCGGCGGGGTCGACCCGCTGGAGGCGGTGGTCGAGGTGCACGGCGCGCAGCAGCGGGTGGCGGCCGGGCTGCCGCACGCCGACCGGTTGCGGCTGCTGTTCGCGGCGGAGTCGGCGAGCGCGCTGGCCGCCGCGGAGATGACGCACCACGGGCTGCCGTGGCGGGAGGACGTGCACGAGCGGCTGCTGGAGGACCTGCTCGGGCCGCGGCCGGTGAACGGGGCGCGGCCGCGGGTGCTGGCCGAGCTGGCGGACCGGATCACGGCGGCGTTCGGCGGCAGGCAGGTCAACCCCGACCACCCGCCGGGGATCGTGCGGGCGTTCGCGCGCGAGGGCATCGACGTGCCGTCCGCGCGGGCGTGGGTGCTCAAGCGCGTCGACCACCCGGCGGTGGCGCCGCTGCTGGAGTACAAGGAGCTGGCCAGGCTGTGGGTGGCGCACGGCTGGTCGTGGCTCGACGCCTGGGTGGCGGACGGGCGGTTCCGGCCGGACTACGTGGTGGGCGGCGTGGTGTCGGGGCGGTGGGCGACGCGGGGTGGCGCGGCGCTGCAGATCCCGCGCGTGCTGCGGACCGCGGTGCGGGCCGACCTGGGGTGGAAGCTGGTCGCGGCGGACGCGGCGCAGCTGGAGCCGCGCGTGCTGGCGGCGCTGGCGGACGACCGCGCGTTCGCCGCGGCGGCCGCGGACGACGACCTGTACACGACCCTGGCGGCCGAGGCTTTCAACGGTGACCGGGGGCGGGCGAAGCTCGCCATGCTGTCGGCGATGTACGGCGGCACGGGCGGTGAGGCGGCGCCGGCGATGGCCGTGCTGCGGCGCCGGTTCCCCGAGGCGGTCGGCTACGTGGAGGCCGCCGCCCTGGCCGGTGAGCAGGGCCGCGTGGTGCGCTCGCGGCTGGGCCGCACCAGCCCGCCGCCGTCGGACGCGTGGCGCGAGCTGACCGGCAGCACCGACGACGGCGAGGACGCGCTGCGCCGCTCCCGGCGCGCGGCCCGCGACTGGGGCCGCTTCACCCGCAACTTCGTGGTCCAGGCCAGCGCCGCCGACTGGACCGCGGCCCTGCTGGGCGCCCTGCGCCGCCGCCTGCACCACTCCGCCCCGGCCGCGCACCTGGTCTTCTTCCAGCACGACGAGGTCCTGGTGCACTGCCCGCGCGAGCAGGCGGACGTCGTCTGCGCCGAGGTCATCGCCGCGGGCGCGGAAGCCTCCCGCCTGGTCTTCGGCGACACCCCGGTCCGCTTCCCCCTGAAACCCTCCCCAGTGGACACCTACGCCGAAGCGAAATAA